The following is a genomic window from Mycobacterium parmense.
CGACGGCCGAGGGGTGATAGTTGTCGGCGGAGAACATCTGCTCGGGTGTGGCGCGAAACTGGTGCGCCAGCAACTGCGCCAGCGGCACCGGGATGCCGCCGGCCGCCCTGACCGCCGCGGCCTGCGCGCGGGCGAGCTGGCTTCCGCGGGCGTGCGCCAGCGAGCGCAGCGGCTGCGGGATGACGCTGATGACGCCGAGGTCCGGGCACGTGCCGACGACCACCAACGCGCCGCGGGCGCGCAGCTTGCGAACGCTCAACCCGAGACGTTGGGCCGACTGGCTGACGCCGTTGAGGGCCGTCACGTCGTTGGCGCCCACCATGATCACCGCGATGTCGGGCGGCGGACCGGCCACGAACATCGCGTCGACCTGCCCGCAGACGCCCCTCGAGGTGGCGCCGACGATGGCCTTGGTGCTCAGCCGCACGAGCCCGCCGGTCTGCTCGGCGAGGCCGCGGGCGATCAACACGCCCGGCACCTCCTCGGCGCTGGTGCAGCCGTATCCGGTGGCCGTCGAGTCGCCGAAGATCATCAGGTGCAAGTCGTAAGCCATGCCGCGCCGCCACCGCTGCACGGGCCCGCCGCCGCTGGTGTAGACACCGTCGGCGCGCGGCGGGGTCTCCCAGGACTTCGGGATCACGGTGCGCGCGTGCGTCGCCTGGCCCACAAGCAGATTGCGCGCCCCGAGATAGGCCGTACCTGTCGAGGCGAGTGCGCCCGCTGTGGCCAGGGCGATCGTCGAACGACGCGGCAGCCGGATGGTCACGAGAGACATTTTAGAACGGCCGAAAGCCGTGCGAGGGCGGCTCGTCAACAATGTGGTTACGTTGAGAATCAAAAGTGGTATCGAATCAGCTTCTTCAAATGTTCCACCAAGAAACGCCTGTCAAGCTAATTTCATGAGGTCGGCTCAACGCTTGGGGAACCGGGCATAACCAGACGTTGGCCGCCTCGTGTCACATGCTGTTTCGCACTACAAAGGCGTAGGAAGTGTTGAGCATGACCGCACCAGACAAGGTATCCGGCTCGCCCCGGAATGCCCTTCGGCCACATGACATCCTGAGGAAGCGCAAGGCACAGGCGCGCAAATTCGCCATCAGCGACGGCGCTCCCGTCGAGGTTCTCGAGTCCGGGCCCAGCGTCGCCGCACGAGTCGCCACCGTGACCTCCCGGCTGACGATCCGGCCCGTCCTGTCCGTCGGCAGCCACGTCCCCAACCTGCCCTGGCCGTGGGGGCTCATCGACCTGGCCGCCCGGGTCCTGCTCCCGGTGTCCGCCACCGTCCGCGAGACGATCGCGCTGCCGCACGCGTCGGCGCAACTGGTGCGGGCGCCCGGGGGTGCTGCCCGCCGACGGCACCCGCCGGGTGATTCTCTACCTGCACGGCGGCGCGTTCTTGACCTGCGGGGCCAACTCGCACGGCCGGCTGGTCGAAACCCTGTCGAAGTTCGCCGACTCACCCATCCTGGTGGTCAACTATCGCTTGCTGCCCAAGCATTCGGTGGAATGGCCCTCGACGACTGTCACGACGCCTACCGGTGGCTGCGCGAGCGCGGCTACGAGCCCGACCAGATCGTGCTCGCCGGGGACTCCGCCGGCGGATATTTGGGGCTTACCCTCGCACAGCGCCTGCAGGAAGAAGGCGAGGAGCCCGCCGCGCTGGTGGCGATCTCGCCGCTGCTGCAGCTGGCCAAGGAATACAAACAGGCCCATCCCAACATCAAGACCGACGCGATGTTCTCCGCGAAGGCGTTCGACGCGCTCGGCGCGCTCGTCGCGGGCGCCGCCGGGAAAAACGTCGTCGACGGTAAGCCGGAAGAGATCTACGAGCCGCTGGAGC
Proteins encoded in this region:
- a CDS encoding SGNH/GDSL hydrolase family protein; translated protein: MPRRSTIALATAGALASTGTAYLGARNLLVGQATHARTVIPKSWETPPRADGVYTSGGGPVQRWRRGMAYDLHLMIFGDSTATGYGCTSAEEVPGVLIARGLAEQTGGLVRLSTKAIVGATSRGVCGQVDAMFVAGPPPDIAVIMVGANDVTALNGVSQSAQRLGLSVRKLRARGALVVVGTCPDLGVISVIPQPLRSLAHARGSQLARAQAAAVRAAGGIPVPLAQLLAHQFRATPEQMFSADNYHPSAVAYALAANALLPAICDALGEQVESATPEVVAAADDPAPGPGQARTGVMTGVRRRPAPEATAPSSCSPPGSD